One region of Esox lucius isolate fEsoLuc1 chromosome 17, fEsoLuc1.pri, whole genome shotgun sequence genomic DNA includes:
- the LOC105008676 gene encoding keratin, type II cytoskeletal 8-like has translation MSTRSSTTNVRRSFTSQSMAASGSSQMSVRRPGSGFSGGMGGGSGFSYARSSSSAGGYGGGLGSSYGGGYSSGMGGGMGGGFQNAHITAVTTNQSLLAPLNLEIDPNIQVVRTHEKEQIKTLNNRFASFIDKVCFLEQQNKMLETKWSLLQDQTTTRSNIDAMFEAYISNLRRQLDGLGNEKMKLEGELKNNEGLVEDFKNKYEDEINKRASVENEFVLLKKDVDSAYMNKVELEAKVDALQDEINFLRAVYEAELRELQGQIKDTSVVVEMDNSRNLDMDSIVAEVRAQYEDIANRSRAEAETWYKQKYEEMQSSAGQYSEDLRSTKTEIAELNRMISRLQNEIEAVKGQRSNLEAQIAEAEERGELAVKDAKLRIKDLEDALQRAKQDMARQVREYQELMNVKLALDIEIATYRKLLEGEESRISSGGSGTTIHVQQSSGASKYHSD, from the exons ATGAGCACAAGAAGCAGCACCACCAACGTTCGCAGGAGCTTCACTAGCCAGTCCATGGCTGCATCCGGATCCTCCCAGATGTCTGTCCGCCGTCCTGGCAGCGGATTTAGTGGTGGCATGGGTGGAGGCAGCGGCTTCAGCTACGCCAGAAGCAGCAGCAGCGCCGGTGGCTACGGTGGGGGTCTCGGCTCTAGCTACGGGGGTGGTTACAGCTCTGGTATGGGTGGTGGTATGGGTGGGGGATTCCAAAATGCCCACATCACAGCTGTCACGACCAACCAGAGTCTGCTGGCTCCCCTGAACCTGGAGATCGACCCCAACATCCAGGTGGTCCGCACCCACGAGAAGGAGCAGATCAAGACCCTCAACAACCGCTTCGCCTCCTTCATCGATAAG GTGTGCTTCCTGGAGCAGCAGAACAAGATGCTGGAGACCAAGTGGAGCCTCCTGCAGGATCAGACCACCACCCGCTCCAACATCGACGCCATGTTCGAGGCCTACATCTCCAACCTGCGCAGACAGCTTGACGGCCTGGGCAATGAGAAGATGAAGCTGGAGGGAGAGCTGAAGAACAACGAGGGTCTGGTTGAGGACTTCAAGAACAA GTATGAAGATGAAATTAACAAACGTGCCTCAGTAGAGAACGAGTTTGTCCTGCTGAAGAAG gATGTTGATAGTGCATACATGAACAAGGTGGAGCTGGAGGCCAAAGTTGATGCTCTTCAGGATGAGATCAACTTCCTCAGGGCCGTCTATGAAGCG GAACTGCGTGAGCTGCAGGGCCAGATCAAAGACACCTCTGTCGTGGTGGAGATGGACAACAGCCGTAACCTGGACATGGACTCCATCGTGGCTGAAGTTCGTGCCCAGTATGAAGACATCGCCAACCGCAGCAGAGCTGAGGCCGAGACCTGGTACAAGCAGAAG TATGAGGAGATGCAGAGCTCTGCTGGGCAGTATAGTGAAGACCTCCGCTCAACCAAGACTGAGATTGCAGAGCTGAACCGCATGATCTCTCGTCTCCAGAATGAGATAGAGGCCGTCAAGGGACAG CGTTCCAATCTAGAAGCTCAGATCGCCGAGGCAGAGGAGCGTGGTGAACTGGCGGTGAAGGACGCCAAGCTCCGTATCAAAGACCTAGAGGATGCCCTCCAGAGAGCCAAGCAGGACATGGCCCGCCAAGTCCGTGAGTACCAGGAGCTGATGAACGTCAAACTGGCCCTGGACATTGAGATCGCCACCTACAGGAAGCTtctggaaggagaggagagcag AATTTCCTCTGGTGGTTCAGGAACAACAATCCATGTGCAGCAGAGCTCTGGGGCCAGTAAGTACCATTCTGATTAA
- the si:dkey-195m11.11 gene encoding scavenger receptor cysteine-rich type 1 protein M130 isoform X2 translates to MTVSFGRVNQSAVFTSTLKDSTKVKFTTTAIAANEGIYVCWYNDSRTGEVSAASNPVNLIISPLPSPWLSVPAFIPIGGNYTVRCSTTSSIPNRTLSLYFRKVPVTVGNETFMFWGSAALTGNQDVIILDRKLVDATESFEFICRLDIVDANQHLYLSPLSNYLPAIAEEAPIRLVPENQGSKCLGQLEVQIGGRWGPVCQEGNVDFRARQMARVVCRELSCGTPWSVETTRDDGSAEFSLGSISCQGNEGRLRDCVISEVHPSCSRRTGLDVVCSDALPAPQILITGYRVGSRIAISDEHSLEFSCMFDAPWFGTREIYMYLRRNSESNTETIYSKQLASGEKLTTTLDAPIKSGEYTCTIGESKHVASVKIFVSKWPSVGLIVAGVFAGLIGVGILVSMYICAK, encoded by the exons ATGACTGTTTCTTTTGGTCGGGTTAACCAATCGGCAGTATTCACCTCCACTCTAAAAGACAGCACTAAAGTCAAGTTCACCACGACAGCAATTGCAGCCAATGAAGGGATCTACGTTTGCTGGTACAATGACAGCCGTACTGGAGAAGTGTCGGCTGCAAGCAACCCAGTTAACCTCATCATTT CCCCTCTCCCAAGCCCGTGGTTGTCCGTGCCAGCTTTCATACCCATCGGAGGAAACTACACTGTCAGATGCTCAACTACGTCCAGTATCCCGAACAGAACCCTTAGCCTGTACTTCAGAAAGGTTCCAGTCACTGTGGGAAATGAGACCTTTATGTTTTGGGGGTCAGCAGCCCTCACTGGCAACCAGGATGTCATTATACTGGACAGGAAGCTTGTTGATGCCACTGAATCCTTTGAGTTTATCTGCAGACTAGATATTGTGGACGCTAACCAGCATTTAtacctttctcctctctccaatTACCTCCCTGCTATAGCAG AGGAGGCCCCTATCCGGTTGGTTCCTGAGAATCAGGGCTCTAAATGTCTGGGCCAGCTGGAGGTGCAGATAGGGGGCCGCTGGGGCCCCGTCTGCCAAGAAGGAAATGTGGACTTTCGGGCCAGACAAATGGCCCGAGTGGTCTGTCGAGAGCTCAGCTGCGGGACACCGTGGTCCGTGGAAACGACGCGGGACGATGGTTCTGCGGAGTTCTCTCTGGGTTCCATATCATGCCAAGGAAACGAGGGCCGTCTCAGGGATTGTGTCATTTCAGAGGTGCATCCCTCTTGCTCCAGGAGAACAGGCCTGGACGTAGTCTGCTCAG atgcCCTACCAGCTCCTCAGATCTTAATTACTGGATACAGAGTGGGTTCGAGGATTGCCATCAGTGATGAGCACTCGCTGGAATTTTCCTGCATGTTCGATGCCCCGTGGTTTGGAACGAGAGAG ATTTACATGTACCTGAGAAGGAACTCAGAGTCCAACACTGAGACCATCTACAGTAAGCAACTTGCCTCGGGAGAAAAGCTAACGACCACGCTTGATGCGCCTATCAAATCAGGGGAGTACACCTGTACAATTGGAGAGTCCAAACATGTCGCCTCTGTGAAGATCTTTGTGAGCA aaTGGCCAAGTGTTGGGCTAATTGTCGCTGGTGTCTTCGCAGGCTTAATCGGAGTGGGTATTTTAGTTAGCATGTACATCTGTGCTAAGTAA
- the si:dkey-195m11.11 gene encoding scavenger receptor cysteine-rich type 1 protein M160 isoform X1, which produces MHRLTVLTILLVAGVVWTEDPLPAPTLSFGRTSIGNKYTLFSNIDLICSPPRNAPYPMTVSFGRVNQSAVFTSTLKDSTKVKFTTTAIAANEGIYVCWYNDSRTGEVSAASNPVNLIISPLPSPWLSVPAFIPIGGNYTVRCSTTSSIPNRTLSLYFRKVPVTVGNETFMFWGSAALTGNQDVIILDRKLVDATESFEFICRLDIVDANQHLYLSPLSNYLPAIAEEAPIRLVPENQGSKCLGQLEVQIGGRWGPVCQEGNVDFRARQMARVVCRELSCGTPWSVETTRDDGSAEFSLGSISCQGNEGRLRDCVISEVHPSCSRRTGLDVVCSDALPAPQILITGYRVGSRIAISDEHSLEFSCMFDAPWFGTREIYMYLRRNSESNTETIYSKQLASGEKLTTTLDAPIKSGEYTCTIGESKHVASVKIFVSKWPSVGLIVAGVFAGLIGVGILVSMYICAK; this is translated from the exons ATGCACAGGTTAACAG TGCTCACCATCTTGTTGGTTGCCGGAGTGGTTTGGACTGAAG ATCCTCTACCAGCTCCTACCCTCTCTTTCGGGCGGACCTCAATAGGcaataaatacacattattcTCAAACATCGATCTGATCTGTTCCCCTCCCAGAAATGCTCCCTATCCAATGACTGTTTCTTTTGGTCGGGTTAACCAATCGGCAGTATTCACCTCCACTCTAAAAGACAGCACTAAAGTCAAGTTCACCACGACAGCAATTGCAGCCAATGAAGGGATCTACGTTTGCTGGTACAATGACAGCCGTACTGGAGAAGTGTCGGCTGCAAGCAACCCAGTTAACCTCATCATTT CCCCTCTCCCAAGCCCGTGGTTGTCCGTGCCAGCTTTCATACCCATCGGAGGAAACTACACTGTCAGATGCTCAACTACGTCCAGTATCCCGAACAGAACCCTTAGCCTGTACTTCAGAAAGGTTCCAGTCACTGTGGGAAATGAGACCTTTATGTTTTGGGGGTCAGCAGCCCTCACTGGCAACCAGGATGTCATTATACTGGACAGGAAGCTTGTTGATGCCACTGAATCCTTTGAGTTTATCTGCAGACTAGATATTGTGGACGCTAACCAGCATTTAtacctttctcctctctccaatTACCTCCCTGCTATAGCAG AGGAGGCCCCTATCCGGTTGGTTCCTGAGAATCAGGGCTCTAAATGTCTGGGCCAGCTGGAGGTGCAGATAGGGGGCCGCTGGGGCCCCGTCTGCCAAGAAGGAAATGTGGACTTTCGGGCCAGACAAATGGCCCGAGTGGTCTGTCGAGAGCTCAGCTGCGGGACACCGTGGTCCGTGGAAACGACGCGGGACGATGGTTCTGCGGAGTTCTCTCTGGGTTCCATATCATGCCAAGGAAACGAGGGCCGTCTCAGGGATTGTGTCATTTCAGAGGTGCATCCCTCTTGCTCCAGGAGAACAGGCCTGGACGTAGTCTGCTCAG atgcCCTACCAGCTCCTCAGATCTTAATTACTGGATACAGAGTGGGTTCGAGGATTGCCATCAGTGATGAGCACTCGCTGGAATTTTCCTGCATGTTCGATGCCCCGTGGTTTGGAACGAGAGAG ATTTACATGTACCTGAGAAGGAACTCAGAGTCCAACACTGAGACCATCTACAGTAAGCAACTTGCCTCGGGAGAAAAGCTAACGACCACGCTTGATGCGCCTATCAAATCAGGGGAGTACACCTGTACAATTGGAGAGTCCAAACATGTCGCCTCTGTGAAGATCTTTGTGAGCA aaTGGCCAAGTGTTGGGCTAATTGTCGCTGGTGTCTTCGCAGGCTTAATCGGAGTGGGTATTTTAGTTAGCATGTACATCTGTGCTAAGTAA